A genomic segment from Aegilops tauschii subsp. strangulata cultivar AL8/78 chromosome 1, Aet v6.0, whole genome shotgun sequence encodes:
- the LOC109758574 gene encoding uncharacterized protein, whose amino-acid sequence MVHSGGAGCHRCGLWPSGSAPIIVITISMMRPSHFRAHAVHLDCPPRTEQRNVDDLVVMRPYQRPGSGDDFAKRKNAGNVVVMRPERRMRDGSVDRAASGNGRAAGDIERAILSLQAKPWKHLGQNSNEGVDLPKDKGVFYAGNLRRYCNNGKLIQACCVIDEMVLHGQIPDAKSCIRLIRGLVKTGKANKARDVLEVMALSGGIPDTITCNMLIAQLCCTRQLDLAMNVLEDMRYGGISPNGITFNTLIRCMCNQRMYGRAITFWKEQLRIGWPPYVMTSTLLVDLVCKNCGPKRAMEVLNELALEGCQPDVVTYNALISASCKAGRLKDAKTILTRLIAEGLEPNSTTYCILLHSLCNTKRWAEVCDLLAHMNHANCEPDVTAYNIFINYFCKYGHLDQAIGVLEMMVSDKCFPDIVTYNTLLNAICKEGMVEEALLIAHCIRENGWQLVRITYNTLIDALANKGEVNKAMDLFDEMASDGISPDDITYGSLVMCFCRKNMAEEALLLLNRTLALGFQVKVTTFVMVIQALCRDSKAEAAADILRVMVSETKNTSNSFYLSIVRRVANSGRIEEAERLLQELVDCKIVKEDSPVVLSS is encoded by the coding sequence ATGGTGCATTCGGGGGGCGCAGGCTGCCACCGGTGTGGTTTGTGGCCAAGTGGATCCGCCCCAATTATCGTTATCACCATCTCGATGATGCGCCCTTCCCATTTCAGAGCACATGCGGTGCATTTAGATTGTCCCCCTAGAACTGAACAGAGAAATGTTGACGATTTAGTGGTGATGAGGCCTTACCAGCGGCCTGGGTCAGGGGACGATTTCGCCAAGCGGAAGAATGCGGGTAATGTGGTAGTAATGCGGCCAGAACGAAGAATGCGGGATGGTTCGGTGGATCGTGCAGCCTCTGGAAATGGCAGAGCAGCCGGGGACATCGAGAGGGCCATTTTGTCCCTGCAAGCTAAGCCGTGGAAACACTTGGGTCAGAACTCAAACGAGGGGGTTGATTTGCCAAAAGATAAAGGGGTGTTTTATGCTGGCAACCTTCGCCGGTACTGCAACAATGGGAAGCTCATTCAAGCTTGCTGTGTGATTGATGAGATGGTGCTACATGGCCAAATTCCGGATGCTAAGAGTTGTATTAGATTAATCCGTGGCCTTGTTAAAACTGGTAAGGCAAATAAAGCCAGGGATGTCCTTGAGGTTATGGCGCTCTCAGGTGGGATTCCAGATACCATCACCTGTAACATGCTGATTGCgcaactttgctgcacaaggcAGCTGGATTTGGCGATGAACGTACTGGAGGACATGAGGTATGGCGGTATCTCTCCGAACGGCATCACTTTTAACACTTTGATTAGGTGCATGTGCAACCAGCGTATGTATGGCCGGGCAATCACCTTTTGGAAAGAGCAATTAAGAATAGGTTGGCCACCATATGTTATGACGAGCACCTTGCTTGTTGATCTTGTATGCAAAAACTGTGGTCCTAAGCGTGCCATGGAAGTCTTGAATGAACTTGCTCTGGAGGGATGTCAACCAGATGTTGTCACCTACAATGCTCTTATCAGTGCATCATGTAAAGCAGGCAGGCTGAAGGACGCAAAGACCATCTTAACTCGTCTTATTGCTGAAGGCCTTGAACCAAATAGTACAACCTATTGCATCTTACTCCATTCTCTCTGCAATACAAAAAGGTGGGCTGAAGTTTGTGATTTACTTGCACATATGAACCATGCAAATTGTGAGCCTGATGTTACTGCCTACAATATCTTTATCAACTACTTCTGTAAGTATGGACATCTCGATCAGGCTATTGGTGTGTTGGAGATGATGGTTAGTGATAAATGTTTTCCTGATATAGTGACGTACAACACACTCCTAAATGCCATATGTAAAGAGGGTATGGTGGAAGAAGCTCTTTTGATAGCCCATTGCATCAGAGAAAATGGATGGCAGTTGGTTCGTATTACATACAACACCCTGATAGATGCTTTAGCAAACAAGGGTGAGGTGAACAAAGCTATGGATCTGTTTGATGAGATGGCTAGTGATGGGATCAGTCCCGATGACATTACTTATGGTTCACTTGTTATGTGCTTCTGTAGGAAAAACATGGCTGAAGAGGCCCTACTGCTCTTGAATCGGACGCTTGCTCTTGGTTTTCAGGTTAAAGTAACTACTTTTGTCATGGTGATCCAGGCATTGTGCAGAGATAGCAAAGCAGAAGCTGCTGCTGATATACTGCGAGTAATGGTATCAGAAACTAAAAACACCAGTAACTCATTTTATCTATCTATAGTCAGAAGAGTCGCCAATTCAGGCAGGATTGAAGAAGCAGAAAGGCTGCTTCAGGAATTAGTTGACTGCAAGATAGTGAAAGAAGATTCCCCTGTTGTGTTGAGCAGCTAG